The following proteins come from a genomic window of Paucimonas lemoignei:
- the aer2 gene encoding aerotaxis receptor Aer translates to MRNNQPITQRERTFPAQQRLISTTDAKGVITYCNDAFVEISGFSREELLKAPHNLVRHPDVPPAVFEHMWTTLKSGLPWMGIVKNRCKSGDHYWVNAYVTPIFESQKVVGFESVRVKPSAEQIKRAEALYARLNNGKSAIPSRDKWLPVLQDWLPFILVSQLSFLIGVWLNTSWGFALAAGLSVPLGLLGLSWQQRGIKRLLRLAEQTTSDPLIAQMYTDSRGPQARLEMSILSQEARMKTCLTRLQDTAEQLNGQARQSNTLAHASSTGLERQRVETEQVATAINQMAATTQEVASHVQRTADATQQANQLTRRGRDIAGETREAIQRLSTAVGETGLTVTQLAHDSDEIGGVVDVIKGIADQTNLLALNAAIEAARAGEMGRGFAVVADEVRQLAQRTTESTGQIHGLIAKLQSTANAAVQTMKTGHRQAEEGVAKVLEADQALIGISEAVANITDMTTQIAAATEEQSSVAEEISRNIATIATLADQTSDEAQRSAVLSGELTDTANSQYSLVERFNR, encoded by the coding sequence ATGCGCAATAACCAGCCCATTACTCAACGCGAACGGACATTTCCTGCACAACAGCGATTGATCTCCACCACTGATGCCAAAGGCGTGATCACCTACTGCAACGATGCCTTTGTGGAAATCAGCGGCTTCTCCCGAGAAGAACTGCTCAAGGCACCGCACAACCTGGTGCGCCATCCGGATGTTCCGCCGGCGGTTTTCGAGCACATGTGGACCACGCTCAAGAGCGGCCTGCCGTGGATGGGCATCGTCAAGAATCGCTGCAAGAGCGGCGATCACTACTGGGTCAACGCTTATGTGACGCCGATCTTCGAGAGCCAGAAAGTGGTGGGTTTCGAATCAGTGCGGGTCAAACCCAGCGCCGAACAGATCAAACGCGCTGAAGCCCTGTACGCTCGCCTGAACAATGGCAAATCGGCAATCCCGAGCCGTGACAAATGGCTGCCGGTGTTACAGGACTGGCTGCCGTTCATTCTGGTCAGCCAACTGAGCTTTCTGATTGGCGTGTGGCTCAACACCAGCTGGGGCTTTGCACTGGCGGCCGGTTTGTCGGTGCCGCTGGGCCTGCTGGGTCTGAGTTGGCAGCAGCGCGGTATCAAGCGCTTGTTGCGCTTGGCAGAACAGACCACATCCGACCCGCTGATCGCGCAGATGTACACCGACAGCCGTGGGCCGCAGGCGCGCCTGGAGATGTCGATCCTCAGCCAGGAAGCGCGGATGAAAACCTGCCTGACCCGCCTGCAAGACACCGCCGAGCAGCTCAACGGTCAGGCCCGCCAGTCCAACACCCTGGCCCACGCCAGCTCCACGGGCCTTGAGCGCCAGCGGGTGGAAACCGAGCAGGTCGCGACCGCCATCAACCAGATGGCCGCCACCACTCAGGAAGTCGCCAGCCACGTGCAGCGCACCGCAGATGCCACACAGCAAGCCAACCAGCTGACCCGTCGCGGCCGGGACATTGCCGGAGAGACCCGCGAAGCCATCCAGCGTTTGTCGACGGCCGTCGGCGAAACCGGCCTGACCGTCACCCAACTGGCCCACGACAGTGACGAAATCGGCGGCGTGGTCGACGTGATCAAAGGCATCGCCGACCAGACCAACCTGCTGGCGCTCAACGCCGCCATCGAAGCGGCCCGCGCCGGGGAAATGGGCCGTGGGTTTGCCGTCGTCGCTGACGAAGTTCGTCAACTGGCGCAGCGCACCACCGAATCCACCGGGCAGATCCACGGCCTGATCGCCAAGCTGCAAAGCACCGCCAACGCCGCCGTACAGACCATGAAAACCGGCCATCGCCAGGCAGAAGAAGGCGTGGCCAAGGTGTTGGAAGCCGACCAGGCCTTGATCGGCATCAGCGAGGCCGTGGCCAACATCACCGACATGACCACCCAGATCGCCGCCGCCACCGAAGAGCAAAGCTCGGTGGCCGAAGAGATCAGCCGCAACATCGCCACCATCGCCACCCTGGCCGACCAGACCTCCGACGAAGCCCAACGCTCCGCCGTCCTGAGCGGCGAACTGACCGATACCGCCAATTCGCAGTATTCCTTGGTGGAACGCTTCAACCGCTAG
- the tibA_2 gene encoding Outer membrane autotransporter barrel: MCVRGTNFIRNFSLGALGVFISGVSEISAADEEALMMFSEVESTRENERPPRVNIEVNGNQISTVGVDGIVLDIDSSVASDSYSVRNGGVLNARGATVDFVNLQTRGVANLNATTVTSGMMIQNSFANIKDSIINGGPNSVHVGLSASVDNGSGEPNGSVVTVEGSSITGAHAGVLAGPSSMVTLSNSTVKGTGGIGGREFGEGVRIASGELTATQGSFIEGATQGVRIIEERPSVFYQTNKLVIDNSSVKGLNGSAIFVETARVDTDISIRNGADLVSSNNTLLEVHGSGLTNFAVDNSKLTGNLVADDTANLNVTLQNNAQLTGNIVNGKQLAINSGARWALVENAQVNSLSLDGGRVSFGGVGDGAFKTLSLNELSGGGTFDMRVNLDEREGDLLKVNGTASGDYQLRVKNTGVEVVEPDMQPYLLVDTNGGDARFSLAGARADLGVFSYELEQLGDDWYLVGSGKTISPSTQSVLALFNAAPTIWSSELSTLRSRMGEVRGKEQAGGWIRAYGSRFNASTSDGVDYRNNQSGLSLGADAPLPVSVGQLSVGLMTGYSKNNLDIGRGTSGKVGSYYVGAYGTWLLEDGYYLDGVLKLNRFRNESKVAMSDGGKAKGNYESTGIGGSLEFGRHIKFADDYFLEPFAQLSSVWVQGDSYALDNGMRADNDRTQSVLGKVGTSAGRSIALKDGSVLQPYLRVAAAHEFSRKNEVQVNEARFDNQLSGSRAEVGAGVSVSLSERLQLHADFDYMKGKGVEQPWGANVGLKLAF; encoded by the coding sequence ATGTGTGTACGGGGTACCAATTTCATTCGCAACTTTTCCTTGGGCGCTTTAGGCGTGTTTATAAGCGGTGTGTCGGAGATTAGCGCTGCCGATGAAGAAGCATTAATGATGTTTTCGGAAGTCGAGAGTACACGGGAGAATGAGCGTCCTCCGCGAGTAAATATTGAGGTGAATGGTAATCAGATAAGTACTGTAGGTGTTGATGGTATTGTCCTTGATATTGATTCGTCAGTGGCTTCGGATAGTTACAGTGTCAGAAATGGCGGTGTACTGAATGCTCGTGGTGCGACCGTGGATTTCGTAAACCTTCAAACCCGCGGGGTGGCTAATCTGAATGCTACGACAGTAACCAGTGGTATGATGATTCAAAACTCTTTCGCCAATATCAAAGACTCCATTATTAATGGAGGGCCAAACAGTGTCCATGTTGGTTTGTCGGCGAGCGTTGACAATGGGAGCGGCGAACCTAATGGATCCGTGGTGACGGTTGAGGGCAGCTCCATTACCGGCGCGCATGCTGGCGTGTTGGCAGGCCCTTCAAGCATGGTGACGCTATCAAACAGCACGGTGAAGGGAACTGGCGGAATCGGCGGCAGAGAATTCGGTGAAGGCGTCAGGATCGCGAGCGGTGAGCTGACGGCTACGCAAGGCAGTTTTATTGAGGGTGCCACCCAGGGTGTCCGGATAATAGAGGAGAGACCTTCGGTCTTCTACCAGACTAATAAGCTTGTTATCGATAATTCTTCAGTCAAAGGATTAAACGGCTCGGCGATTTTCGTCGAGACCGCCAGAGTCGACACTGATATCAGCATCCGCAATGGTGCTGACTTGGTATCAAGTAACAACACCCTGCTGGAAGTGCACGGTTCGGGTCTGACAAATTTTGCCGTGGATAACAGCAAACTCACCGGCAACCTTGTTGCCGACGACACGGCCAACCTTAACGTCACCCTGCAAAACAACGCGCAACTGACCGGCAATATCGTCAACGGCAAACAGCTGGCGATCAACTCCGGGGCGCGTTGGGCGTTGGTGGAAAATGCTCAGGTCAATTCGCTTAGCCTGGATGGTGGGCGGGTGAGTTTTGGGGGTGTTGGGGACGGAGCGTTCAAAACCTTGAGCCTGAACGAGCTGTCGGGCGGCGGGACGTTCGACATGCGAGTCAACCTGGATGAACGCGAGGGGGATTTGCTGAAGGTGAATGGCACGGCCAGCGGTGATTACCAGTTGCGGGTCAAAAATACCGGTGTCGAAGTGGTTGAGCCGGATATGCAGCCGTATCTGCTAGTGGACACCAACGGCGGCGATGCCCGGTTTTCCCTGGCGGGTGCGCGGGCTGATCTAGGGGTGTTTTCCTACGAGCTGGAGCAGTTGGGTGATGACTGGTACCTCGTCGGCTCGGGCAAAACCATCAGCCCTTCCACCCAAAGCGTGCTGGCCTTGTTCAACGCGGCGCCCACTATCTGGAGCAGCGAGCTGAGCACGCTGCGCAGCCGCATGGGCGAAGTGCGTGGCAAGGAGCAGGCGGGCGGCTGGATTCGTGCCTATGGCAGCCGCTTCAATGCCAGCACCAGCGATGGTGTGGATTACCGCAACAACCAGAGCGGGCTGTCACTGGGTGCTGATGCGCCGTTGCCGGTGAGCGTCGGTCAGTTGTCGGTGGGTTTGATGACCGGTTACAGCAAAAACAATCTGGATATTGGTCGCGGCACCAGCGGCAAAGTCGGTAGTTACTACGTCGGCGCTTACGGCACATGGTTGCTGGAGGATGGCTACTACCTGGATGGTGTTCTCAAGCTCAACCGCTTTCGCAACGAGTCAAAAGTGGCCATGAGCGATGGGGGCAAGGCGAAGGGCAATTACGAAAGCACCGGTATCGGCGGTTCGCTGGAGTTCGGTCGACACATCAAGTTTGCCGATGACTATTTCCTGGAGCCGTTCGCGCAGCTGTCCAGCGTGTGGGTGCAGGGCGATAGCTACGCCCTGGACAACGGCATGCGCGCCGACAATGACCGTACCCAGTCGGTGCTGGGCAAAGTCGGGACGTCGGCGGGGCGCAGCATTGCGCTGAAGGATGGCAGCGTGCTGCAACCTTACCTGCGAGTGGCGGCTGCTCACGAGTTCTCCCGCAAGAACGAGGTCCAGGTCAATGAAGCCCGATTCGATAACCAACTGTCGGGCTCCCGGGCAGAAGTGGGGGCAGGGGTTTCGGTGTCGTTGTCCGAGCGTCTGCAATTGCACGCTGACTTCGACTACATGAAAGGCAAAGGCGTCGAGCAGCCATGGGGCGCTAATGTGGGGTTGAAGCTGGCGTTTTAA